The sequence CTGGAAATGACGGCCTCGGCATGCCAAAGTTCCAGAAACAGTGCAATTTCCTGTCATATCTCCTATCAATAGTTTCTTTAGCATATATGTTGATTAAATTTTGataagaataaataaaatggaaaaaatacGTACTATACAGACATATATTTAATGCGTCACCTGCCTATTCAATAAAGGATTCGAAGCATTCTACAAAAGATTCTAAATTATACGAATCAGGGTAGTGAATACAGATATTCAGGCCCATCTCTTCACAGTATGTATAGGAAAGAGACATTAATGTGGGGCGATTTATCGAACTTGTAAATCCCGTACTTacaattttgaaagatttgtCATCGCCGTTCATCGATAACGATATGTCGGAAACATCATTGATTTGAATCAATTTTGTCCTTGAATTTTGGATATGGAAATCGTCGTCATTGTCATACTTCATCCTCCTTATATCGTCATCATTAAACCCATTCTTTTCCCAACTCCTCAGTTTTGCCATAATAAAACCGCTAACGTGCTTTGTAACTTTATTAAATTGATATTCCATCAATCTTTCATTAAactcatcatcattatccTCGTTATCGTTACTGTTGGTCAAAAATTCGTTGGCGGAAAGTTCGTCATCAATTAGAGAAAGTGGACATTCGACCCTTAgttctttgaagaagagacCCAATGACCCACCTAAGCCTAAGTGGTTTCTTAAATTTATGGGAATAGTAAATACTATTGTACCGCTGAAATCCTTAACGAGAGGTTTTAAACATATCATTGCAATACCACAGATGAAACTTCTTAGACATATATGCTCTTGATTAACGATTGACTTTAAATAGTTAAACCTTTGGTTGTTTACTATCCCAAATACTGTTGTCCCGCATAATGAGGTGTGCGCATTTAGAATATCATTATACTTTTTCAGCTGTGTTGCAGATACTGACGAGCTGAGGGAAGTTTGATTGGTTAAATAGCCGAAAGGTCTTTTTAAAGTGTTATAGTAtattgatttgaaaaatgactGAGTTTGCTTGTGGAAGATTTGTGGTGTCATAGCGGGCAGGTGTAATTTTGCGCTATCATATATCGATTTGGGAAATTTTAATTCTGAGAGATTGATGTCATTGACATCAAACAAAATCCTATCTTCAGAGTGTGTTACTGTGCTGATTTCGTTTAActcttttaaaaataatttgTGAAAGTTAGCTGCTGAAAATATATCAAACAATACGTCGTGACCATGAAAAACCAATAGCGCTTCGTCAATTACATATAGTGTCCATAAAGGTTTATTTGATCCGGGAACAAATCTAGTCTTGTTGAAGGCATGACGCAAGAGATAAGGAGGTGGAACACCCCAATGGCAATTGACCTCCTTATCTTTTATGGTTTCAAACTCAATCACATTAACAATATCGGAAGTTTTCAGCTGCTTCAATGGCTCGAATTCCCATTCTTCGTTTACAGTTGCAAACAATGCCGGTTGCGATTTAATCAATCTCTTCAAAGTTGTTGCTATTAGGGGCAGAGTCAGACGAGAATCAtctttggaagaatttgTTCCGAGCGTGACTTCATCAGAATGCCAGTCAGCGTCATTTTCTCTACttaaagattttgaatatgTACTCGAAAAAATAGTTCCATTTCTTTGGTCATTCAAAGATTGAGtgagaatttttttttcaaaacttgaTAGTGGCCTAAACGTAGTCATTATGATAAAGTGAGGATGTGTCTGTGTTGTGAGTTACAAATGCACTTCTTTGGACAGGTATAACAAGGATAACGTATACACCCTTTTATATATGACCGTCCCCCCATACAAATTTGTGCTCGTATGCCGAGTGTGATCTACTCATCGCTTCGTTAATGAATCGTTTAGCCAAGAATATAGTAAACGTGTAGCAGAGTCATACCCCTGATGGCTGCAGACGCAGGGAATACTCAGCCTCGAAAcagttttcaatttatgTGCGTATGCATGGCTATAATCTTCTATTTCTGTCACCTTTCGTTTATTCTAAACGAATTTGCGACGTTCAACGAAAGCGcgttgaaaaaattaatctCTGAAGTTAAACGGTCGGAAAACAGACAAAAaagttgttgttattactTGTAGAGGAAAGAGCTATTTCATAGCTCGTTTGGGAATGCAGGGGTGACGTCCTTCTTCGGGTGTGTTGTCCTAACTTTCCTTAAACACATTGGGCTATCATACCagtgaaaaagaaacatacAATGGTCAGATTCGCTTTATTTGGCTACGAGAATGTGGCGGCTAAGTTCCCTCAACAACTATTCCACCAATCTTGATGGCTTTTCTAAGGCTCTAAGTAGACGTTAAGGTGGCTAAGATTCTAaaattttgccatttttcgAGGTTGTGCTTCGCCCTATCCCTTGGAAAACATTTCTAATCATCTTAAATTCTGTGATTGAGAACGTTTTAACGTTATCTTAAACGTTTCCATAGAAGAACGAACGTGAAGGTTTGTAGCTCGTTAAAAGGCGATCTTGAATGATGTGAAGAAGTGTAAAAGGCTTAGGAAAGTTGCTTGTTGACCCGGTGTCGTTCAATATACTCCTATTACCCAAATGGCAGTTTCATAGAGTGATATTATTTCGTTGCCTTGTGTAAGTTAGAAGTACTTCTTGTCGATTGTGAATTCGGATAGCCGCTAGAACGCCAATCATTGCGGAGGTTTGCCATCGCATGGATACCATAGCCATCTGCACATTCTAATATAGATTATATTACTTTAGACCATGTCATTTCATAATCGTTGGTTTAAGCGGTGTTGTTTCCACAGTTTGTATGAGAACTTTTGTCCAAAGTAAAGTATCAGTAACGTAATCTGAGCAAACCTACATTAAATCGTAACTCCGCGAGATTCTTTTGTTCAGGTGGATCAGCGGCGTGGTTTACTTCCGATTTGCTCATCGTGCGCATAGCAGCATTTATTCCTCTAATTCGCTCGATAATCAACCTTTCCGCACTACGACGGTGGCAATAGTTGGACCTTAAGATATGCCTATCTGAATACAATTCTTCAACTCACATCAGTGGGACACTAAATAAAGCATATGGTATGAAATACTATGAATTATTGAATTATTGGCAGACACAGCAGCGACAAGTCAGAGTGcttacaaaaaaaaaagagttgATCCGGCTAAAGAAAGTCTGATTTACGTATTTATCCAGGTTCAAACGGATTGCCAAAAATAGTCGATAACCTCGGAGTAAGCAAAGCAACAATATATTTGTTCTTCGAAAAGGTAAACTTCTTAACTTCTATAGAAGCATTGTACTAGTTCtctcgaagaaaaaaactaagaAAGCTATAGCTGTATCTTACCAAGCCATGAACTTGAGGAATTGGTAATCCTTATTAGGAAATACGCTAAACTAGGTAATAGCAGATGATTTACTAGCTTACTATCTCACACTAAGTCTGGCAACGCgcttattttttaatactTTTATACGAACCAATGAAATTTGATCCTCCCCTTTTTCGTCTAGTTAAATGAAGAGATACAAGTAGGCCTTTCTATTGAGTACTTAGCAAGATATGTATTTCTAAGAAACATCAACAGTTTCAGCCCACAACCGATTCATAAAATGTCTGCCTGGAGGAAAGCTGGTATATCATATGCTGCATATTTGAATGTGGCCGCTCAGGCTATCCGTTCTTCATTGAAAACTGAATTACAAACCGCTAGTGTTCTTAACAGATCGCAAACAGATGCTTTTTATACCCAATATAAAAATGGCACTGCAGCTTCTGAACCCACTCCAATAACAAAATAGTTTAACGCTTCCTGGGAACTGCagctctttttttactcGCTGATATACATTTTAAATATTCTAGCAACTGTGTATGAAAACTTACGTACTTTTATACGGGAAACTAATAATGACTACAATGATATTGAATACTGGCCGCTTCGAAGAGTGGTATAAAGTTTGTATCATTGcattaaaagaaaaagaaatatatgtCCCATCATCGCCAATCGCAATGTTGAATGGTCGTTTACCACTTTTGCGGCTGGGCATATGCAGAAACATGCTGTCCCGTCCCCGACTGGCTAAACTGCCATCTATAAGGTTTCGGTCTTTGGTCACCCCTTCTTCATCGCAGCTCATTCCTCTCAGTCGGTTGTGTTTAAGGTCACCTGCAGTTGGAAAATCACTAATTTTACAAAGTTTTAGATGTAATTCATCCAAAACAGTTCCAGAAACTTCTCTGCCTTCAGCCTCTCCCATATCTAAAGGATCAGCAAGGTCGGCACATGCAAAGGAGCAATCTAAAACTGATGACTATAAAGATATAATAAGGTTATTTATGTTGGCGAAACGGGATTGGAAACTGCTTCTTACAGCCATACTTCTTTTAACCATATCATGTTCCATAGGCATGTCTATTCCTAAAGTCATAGGTATTGTCCTTGACACACTTAAGACGTCATCTGGatcagatttttttgatttgaagataccgattttttctttgcctTTATATGagtttctttccttttttacTGTTGCTTTACTGATTGGTTGTGCTGCTAATTTTGGTAGATTTATATTATTGAGGATACTAAGTGAGCGTGTTGTTGCACGCCTAAGGGCAAATGTCATTAAAAAAACGCTTCATCAAGACGCAGAATTCTTCGACAACCATAAAGTTGGGGATTTAATTTCTCGTTTAGGATCTGATGCTTATGTTGTTTCAAGATCAATGACCCAGAAGGTCTCGGATGGGGTCAAAGCCCTAATTTGTGGGGTTGTTGGCGTGGGGATGATGTGTTCTTTGTCACCTCAACTATCAATATTGTTACTATTCTTCACTCCACCTGTTCTTTTTAGTGCCTCAGTGTTCGGGAAGCAAATTAGAAACACCTCTAAAGACCTTCAAGAAGCTACTGGTCAATTGACTAGAGTCGCTGAAGAACAACTCTCTGGTATCAAGACGGTTCAGTCGTTTGTTGCTGAAGGTAATGAATTGTCTAGGTATAACGTTGCAATTAGAGATATTTTTCAGGTGGGAAAAACTGCGGCATTTACAAACGCAAAGTTTTTTACTACAACTAGTCTCTTAGGTGACCTAAGTTTTTTAACCGTCCTTGCGTATGGCTCCTATCTTGTTTTACAATCACAGCTCTCCATTGGTGATCTGACTGCATTTATGCTGTACACAGAATATACGGGGAATGCGGTATTCGGCCTTTCTACCTTCTATTCGGAAATTATGCAGGGTGCTGGGGCCGCTTCCAGGTTGTTTGAATTAACAGATAGGAAACCTTCCATTTCACCGACTGTGGGACACAAGTATAAACCAGATCGTGGTGTTATCGAATTTAAAGATGTTTCATTTAGCTACCCTACAAGGCCTTCTGTTCAAATATTCAAGAatttaaattttaaaattgcGCCAGGATCGAGTGTTTGTATTGTGGGCCCTTCAGGTCGTGGTAAATCTACAATTGCACTCTTACTGCTAAGATATTATAATCCCACTACTGGGACTATTACGATAGATAACCAAGATATCTCTAAATTGAATTGTAAATCCCTAAGAAGGCATATTGGTATCGTTCAGCAAGAGCCGGTACTGATGTCAGGTACTATTAGGGATAATATCACTTATGGGTTGACATATACCCCaacaaaggaagaaatCAGGTCAGTAGCAAAGCAGTGCTTTTGCCATAACTTTATCACAAAATTTCCGAACACATACGATACGGTAATTGGTCCTCACGGCACCTTACTAAGTGGAGGACAAAAGCAGCGTATTGCGATTGCAAGGGCTCTAATCAAAAAGCCAACTATTTTGATTCTTGATGAAGCTACATCAGCTTTAGATGTTGAAAGTGAAGGAGCCATTAACTATACGTTTGGTCAActaatgaaatcaaaatcGATGACTATTGTTAGCATCGCGCACAGGCTAAGTACGATCAGAAGATCAGAGAATGTTATTGTCCTTGGCCATGATGGATCAGTGGTAGAAATGGgcaaattcaaagaattgTATGCGAATCCAACAAGTGCTTTATCGCAATTACTTAATGAGAAAGCGGCTCCTGGGCCATCTGACCAACAACTGCAAATAGAGAAGGTCATCGAAAAGGAAGATTTGAATGAGAGTAAGGAGCATGATGACCAGAAAAAGGACGATAATGAcgataatgataataatcATGATAACGACAGCAATAACCAGTCTCCAGAGACGAAAGACAATAATTCagatgatattgaaaaatctgTCGAACATCTCCTGAAAGACGCGGCAAAGGAGGCTAATCCAATTAAGATCACACCACAACCGTGAGTCATCCGCATCGCATATACCCATTCTTATCTCGCACATTTAAATATATACTATATATAATACTGTTAAATGCCAAATAAAAAGGATTTTCATTACCCGAATCGATACTTTTGGTAGCATAAACAAATAACATTGAAACAATAACAAAGTGTAATGTGGCCGCACGAATCTTTGTCTGTAACAGCCTTAAAGATTTCAGTAGCACTGCCATGGATAATGATGGACCCAGATCTATGACCATTGGGGATGACTTCCAAGAGAACTTTTGTGAACGTTTAGAAAGAATTCACAATACATTACATTCAATAAACGATTGCAACTCATTGAATGAGAGTACCACAAGTATATCAGAGACATTGTTAGTTCAATTTTATGATGATTTGGAGAACGTTGCCTCGGTAATTCCCGACTTAgtcaacaagaaaagactGGGAAAAGACGATATTTTGTTGTTTATGGACTGgttattattgaaaaaatatatgcTATATCAATTTATTAGTGACGTTCATAATATTGAGGAAGGTTTTGCTCATTTGTTGGATTTACTAGAGGATGAATTCTCGAAGGACGATCAGGATAGCGACAAATACAATCGATTTAGCCCGATGTTTGACGTCATAGAAGAATCTACACAAATTAAGACTCAGTTGGAGCCATGGCTTACTAACTTGAAGGAATTATTGGATACGTCATTGGAATTTAACGAAATTTCAAAGGATCATATGGATACATTACATAAAATCATTAATAGCAATATATCGTATTGTCTGGAAATTCAGGAAGAAAGGTTCGCGTCCCCGATACGGCATACTCCATCATTTACCCTAGAACAACTAGTCAAGTTATTAGGAACGCATACGGAGACAACTGAGCCAAAGGtaccaaaattttctccggcagaagatattttatcaagaaagttcttgaacctaaaaaaaaatatccctccaattgaaaaaagtttgaCTGATATCCTACCTCAAAGAATTGTGCAATTTGGGCACCGGAATATAACAAACATAACTACTTTGCAAACAAtcttgcaaaaaaaatacgaGCTGATAATGAAAGATTATAGATTTATGAATTCAGAGTTTAGGGAATTGAAAGTCGAACTAATCGACAAACGTTGGAATATACTCTTTATTAATTTAAATCATGAACTATTATACATTCTTGATGAGATAGAAAGGTTGCAGTCGAAATTACTGACAACAAAGTATACCAAAGATATCACTATAAGGCTCGAGAGGCAATTGGAgagaaaatcaaaaactgTTTCTAAGACATTCAATATTATTTACAGAGCATTGGAATTCTCACTTTTGGACGCTGGCGTCGCATCGAAGACAAATGAATTAGCTCAAAGATGGCTGAATATCAAGCCTACAGCGGATAAAATTCTAATCAAATCCTCCGCTTCAAACAAAATAGCTACTagcaagaagaagattccAAAACCGAAATCATTAGGCTTTGGGCGACCGAATAGTGTTATTGGAACTATAACCCAGGATTTCCAGGAGAGAGTCGCCATTAATGAAGGTGACAGTAATAAAACACCGGAAAATTCAACTACAGTGGCTTTGAAAGGTAAAAAGCTTGGTAAAGCGTTACTGCAGAAGATGAATATTAAACCTGCAACAAGCCcaaattcatcaaatgCGATTAATCCATTTTTTGATCCGGAGTCGCCAAACAAAGGAAAACTGATACTAAGTAGTGTTCCTCCCTTACCTTATGACGAAACCGATGAAACCACCCTCCGTGTTTCTCGTGgggaaaatgaaaagtcACCAGACTCCTTCATTACATCTCGGcatgaaaataaagtacAGATTACAGAAACTCCTTTGATGGCAAAGAATAAGTCTGTGCTTGACATCGAAAAAGATAAATGGAATCATTACCGGTCCTTGCCCTCTAGGATCCCTATATACAAGGATAAAGTGGTGAAAGTCACCGTAGAAAACACACCGATAGCAAAGGTTTTCCAGACTCCGCCAACAAAAATCACGACACCTAATAGTCAAGTTTGGGTCCCTTcgacaagaagaagaacccGATTGAGGCCTCCCACCCCCTTATCACAGTTACTTTCACCAAGAGAAGGGCGTTTAGATAAAACCCCAACTTATTGATACTAACCTAAAACTGTATACTTAtacatttttatatatccTCCCTCTCACCCTCTCCATTCATAGAATTTGTAATACTAGTTTAAATAATGTAATATTATGTGTAATTTTAAATAGTCCATGAAGATTCCGCACGTTTTCATTTTACAGTTTTTGACACCTTTACCCGACgctttataaaaaaaatagtataaGCATCACGACATAAGCAGCCTCAGGTCATtaaaacaataaaagaCTGGGAATTATAAACGTACAACGGTAAGGTCATTCACGCAGTGTATATGAATGACTGAAAGTGCTATAGATGACCAAAGGTTTAATCTTACAAAGGAGTTACAACGACACTCATGCAGAGATCAAGGGAAAATAACACAAAAGGATGATGCTTTAGATTTTATAAGTTACAGTTCTTTTCAATCCTCTTTTAATACTGACCAAAAAAGCGCGAACAATGGAAGTACTGTGAGAAGAAGCATAAGGTCGATTTTTAGAAGAGCAGCCGAATTGCCTAGAGTCCATATGGGGCCTCTTACTTATTCACATGGGATAAATGAGCTTGTTAACAAGAAATTAAGAAAAGACTGTGATCTCAGCACGCTATGTCGCGTATTGCAAAGAGGAATCAGGATGATTAGGAtgacaagaagaagaaggaagtTCTATGAATTTAAATTAATCAATAACAACGGGCAAATAATATGGAAAGATGGTTCGAAGTATCTGGAATTAGACTCCGTTAAAGACATCAGAATCGGTGATACGGCGAGTACTTATCAAGAGGAAGTAGATCCGAAAAGATTGAGATCGGACAGTAAACTTTGGATTGCTATTATTTATAAGGTTTCCAACAAATTGAAAGCGTTACACGTAGTTgctttgaatgaattggaCTTTAACACATTCTTAAGCTGCATTTGCGGTTTAGTGAAGTTAAGGAGGGAATTAATGGAAAGCATACTTTTGCCTGATAATTCGCAATTCGCTAGGATACATTGGCAAATTACTGTTTCtgaaaaagaggaagatgagAAAAAGGACACATTGAGCTTTGCAGATGTGAAGAAACTATGTGATAAATTTCATATTTATGTGTCAACTGGTCAATTGTTAGAGTTTTTCCAATTAGCAGACATCAATCATAACGGACTATTAaattattttgaatttgaaaagttcaTTAAAATCTTAAAGAATAGGAAAGAGGTAAATATGATTTGGTCTAAATTTACAAAACCTCCACACTCCCACTtatcatttgaaaatttttttcaatttttaattACAGAGCAGCATGAGCAAGTGGATCGTCAAACTGCATGGTCATATTTTATTAAGTACAGAGAACCGACTCAGCTGACGATGGGGCAAGATGGTTTTACCAAGTTCTTGAAGGAGCAACCATATTTGGTGGAGGTTAAAGAGGAGTTATATTCAAAGCCATTAAACCATTATTTTATTGCATCTTCACATAATACTTATTTATTGGGGAAACAAATTGCAGAAACTCCATCTGTGGAGGGATATATTCAAGTCCTACAACAAGGTTGTAGGTGCGTAGAAATTGATATATGGGATGGTGAAAATGGGCCAGTGGTATGCCATGGATTTTTAACGTCAGCTATTCCCTTAAAAACAGTTATACGCGTGATAAAGAAGTACGCTTTTATAACGTCTCCGTATCCTTTGATTATTTCACTGGAAATAAACTGTAACAAGGataatcaaaaattggCAAGCCTGATAATGAGAGAGGTTTTAGCAGAACAGCTGTACTTTGTTGGCACAAGAACTGATAAACTGCCATCACCAAGGGAATtaaaacataaaatacTGTTGAAATCCAAGAAGACGAGTGAAGCAACTAGAGGTCTTAGCGTTAATGAGCCATTTCCATCTTCTTTTAGTTCTTCTTACGAATCAGCTAATGAACAGGAATTAAGAATGAAAGATGACTCCACGAACAGTAGTAGCGCAACAAATTCTTCTAGTATGCAACGCATCAAAAGAATTGGATTAAAAAAGCACGCTGATATAATTAATGATGTTTCTAACATTTCTGGAATACATGGCATCAAGTTCAGGAATTTCTCTTTACCAGAGTCCAAAACGATAGCGCATTGTTTTTCACTGAATGAGCGCAAAGTAGAATACATGATAAAAGACAAACACTTAAAATTATCGTTGGATAAACATAATAGAAGATATTTGATGAGAGTCTATCCTCACGTTTTACGATacaaatcatcaaattttaaCCCAATACCTTTTTGGAAGGCCGGTGTACAAATGGTGGCTACGAATTGGCAAACTAATGATATTGGACAGCAACTTAATCTGGCAATGTTTCAAATATTAGATCACCAACCTGATGGAAGTTTTAAATCAGGATACGTGCTAAAACCAAAAAAGTTGCTACCTGTAGTAACAAAGGCGAAAATGATTCCATTAATTTACgaacattttgaaaatggtagTGATCCTGTTACTGTTAAAATTCGAATTTTATCTACACAGTTATTGCCCAGATTGAATGATACATCGCCAAGCAGAAATAACACCAATTCCTTTGTTAAAGTGGAGTTTCATACCGATGACGAGCCGACAATGCCCATCTCAATCGATAAGGGTACAAGGATTTCTGCCACTGAAGCATCCACTAAGAGTTCTCAAGGGAATGGATTCAACCCAATATGGGATGCTGAAGTTTCTATCACATTGAAAGATACAGACCTCACATTTATAAAATTCATGGTTATCTCTGAAGAGACCCAGATTGCATCTGTTTGCCTTAAGCTGAACTATTTGAGGATGGGATATCGTCACATTCCGTTGTTTAACATGGAGGGGGAACAATACATATTTTGCACTTTATTTATTCATACACAAATTTTATAGGCGATCTTTTTCCGGCCAAATACACATATTCATAAATACGTACATATACCTACTTGCATATACCAACATGATTACCTAGAATGGATATATCAAATGGGACGACGAAGTACCACGACAATACACAATAACAACTTCTGTTTTTCGCTGATTGCCTTCTCTTCAGCAGAAAGTTGATGCATATTTCGCGTAGCGCGTTGACGCGTCTTCTTTCTGAAGTTTTGTGCTTTTGTTATCATACTATAtaaagtaaaaagaaaggagaACATATTAAGCATTACTGAATTAGGATcctttggaagaaataaagTAAGAGACACTGAAAGATGATATCACCATCAAAAAAGAGAACCATTTTATCAAGCAAGAATATAAACCAAAAACCACGAGCAGTGGTAAAAGGCAATGAACTTCGTTCACCATCAAAGAGAAGGTCACAAATAGACACAGACTATGCACTAAGGCGAAGTCCAATAAAGACAATCCAAATTTCTAAAGCTGCACAATTTATGCTGTATGAGGAAACGGctgaagaaagaaacataGCTGTCCACAGACATAATGAAATatacaataataacaattcTGTGAGCAATGAGAATAATCCTTCCcaagtaaaagaaaaccttTCACCCGCTAAAATTTGCCCTTATGAAAGAGCATTTTTAAGGGAAGGAGGAAGAATTGCATTGAAGGACTTAAGTGTTGACGAATTCAAAGGTTACATACAGGATCCTCTCACCGATGAGACTATACCACTGACGTTGCCACTGggtgataaaaaaatcagcCTACCCAGTTTTATAACGCCGCCAAGAAATTCGAAGATatctattttcttcactaGTAAACACCAAGGACAGAACCCAGAGACAAAGATATCCCGTTCTACCGATGACGtcagtgaaaaaaaagtagtgAGAAAACTGTCCTTCCACGTCTATGAAGATGAGTAAATAATGTACACAGTTAGCGTCTAATAATTAATTAACGATACCAATTTAATTCATTCACGTATTCCTCACCTCGTGTGTAAATTACTAACAGagtagtaataataataagaatcaataataataataaatccATCCTTGTGTATTACCCGGGTTAGAGggtagaaaaatttttgaaaatcgCGATGAGctgaa is a genomic window of Saccharomyces cerevisiae S288C chromosome XVI, complete sequence containing:
- the MDL2 gene encoding ATP-binding cassette permease MDL2 (Mitochondrial inner membrane half-type ABC transporter; required for respiratory growth at high temperature; localizes to vacuole membrane in response to H2O2; similar to human TAP1 and TAP2 implicated in bare lymphocyte syndrome and Wegener-like granulomatosis) — encoded protein: MLNGRLPLLRLGICRNMLSRPRLAKLPSIRFRSLVTPSSSQLIPLSRLCLRSPAVGKSLILQSFRCNSSKTVPETSLPSASPISKGSARSAHAKEQSKTDDYKDIIRLFMLAKRDWKLLLTAILLLTISCSIGMSIPKVIGIVLDTLKTSSGSDFFDLKIPIFSLPLYEFLSFFTVALLIGCAANFGRFILLRILSERVVARLRANVIKKTLHQDAEFFDNHKVGDLISRLGSDAYVVSRSMTQKVSDGVKALICGVVGVGMMCSLSPQLSILLLFFTPPVLFSASVFGKQIRNTSKDLQEATGQLTRVAEEQLSGIKTVQSFVAEGNELSRYNVAIRDIFQVGKTAAFTNAKFFTTTSLLGDLSFLTVLAYGSYLVLQSQLSIGDLTAFMLYTEYTGNAVFGLSTFYSEIMQGAGAASRLFELTDRKPSISPTVGHKYKPDRGVIEFKDVSFSYPTRPSVQIFKNLNFKIAPGSSVCIVGPSGRGKSTIALLLLRYYNPTTGTITIDNQDISKLNCKSLRRHIGIVQQEPVLMSGTIRDNITYGLTYTPTKEEIRSVAKQCFCHNFITKFPNTYDTVIGPHGTLLSGGQKQRIAIARALIKKPTILILDEATSALDVESEGAINYTFGQLMKSKSMTIVSIAHRLSTIRRSENVIVLGHDGSVVEMGKFKELYANPTSALSQLLNEKAAPGPSDQQLQIEKVIEKEDLNESKEHDDQKKDDNDDNDNNHDNDSNNQSPETKDNNSDDIEKSVEHLLKDAAKEANPIKITPQP
- the ATP15 gene encoding F1F0 ATP synthase subunit epsilon (Epsilon subunit of the F1 sector of mitochondrial F1F0 ATP synthase; which is a large, evolutionarily conserved enzyme complex required for ATP synthesis; F1 translationally regulates ATP6 and ATP8 expression to achieve a balanced output of ATP synthase genes encoded in nucleus and mitochondria; phosphorylated), whose product is MSAWRKAGISYAAYLNVAAQAIRSSLKTELQTASVLNRSQTDAFYTQYKNGTAASEPTPITK
- the KAR9 gene encoding Kar9p (Spindle positioning factor; orients astral microtubules, connecting them to actin cables at the cortex with Bim1p and Myo2, resulting in proper spindle positioning; targeted for StuBL-dependent degradation at kinetochores by Slx5p-Slx8p, ensuring chromosome transmission fidelity and correct spindle positioning; role in karyogamy; localizes to the shmoo tip, the growing bud-tip, the nucleus, the kinetochore, the spindle and microtubules; homolog of adenomatous polyposis coli), which translates into the protein MDNDGPRSMTIGDDFQENFCERLERIHNTLHSINDCNSLNESTTSISETLLVQFYDDLENVASVIPDLVNKKRLGKDDILLFMDWLLLKKYMLYQFISDVHNIEEGFAHLLDLLEDEFSKDDQDSDKYNRFSPMFDVIEESTQIKTQLEPWLTNLKELLDTSLEFNEISKDHMDTLHKIINSNISYCLEIQEERFASPIRHTPSFTLEQLVKLLGTHTETTEPKVPKFSPAEDILSRKFLNLKKNIPPIEKSLTDILPQRIVQFGHRNITNITTLQTILQKKYELIMKDYRFMNSEFRELKVELIDKRWNILFINLNHELLYILDEIERLQSKLLTTKYTKDITIRLERQLERKSKTVSKTFNIIYRALEFSLLDAGVASKTNELAQRWLNIKPTADKILIKSSASNKIATSKKKIPKPKSLGFGRPNSVIGTITQDFQERVAINEGDSNKTPENSTTVALKGKKLGKALLQKMNIKPATSPNSSNAINPFFDPESPNKGKLILSSVPPLPYDETDETTLRVSRGENEKSPDSFITSRHENKVQITETPLMAKNKSVLDIEKDKWNHYRSLPSRIPIYKDKVVKVTVENTPIAKVFQTPPTKITTPNSQVWVPSTRRRTRLRPPTPLSQLLSPREGRLDKTPTY
- the PBI1 gene encoding Pbi1p (hypothetical protein; gene expression induced in response to ketoconazole; YPL272C is not an essential gene), encoding MTTFRPLSSFEKKILTQSLNDQRNGTIFSSTYSKSLSRENDADWHSDEVTLGTNSSKDDSRLTLPLIATTLKRLIKSQPALFATVNEEWEFEPLKQLKTSDIVNVIEFETIKDKEVNCHWGVPPPYLLRHAFNKTRFVPGSNKPLWTLYVIDEALLVFHGHDVLFDIFSAANFHKLFLKELNEISTVTHSEDRILFDVNDINLSELKFPKSIYDSAKLHLPAMTPQIFHKQTQSFFKSIYYNTLKRPFGYLTNQTSLSSSVSATQLKKYNDILNAHTSLCGTTVFGIVNNQRFNYLKSIVNQEHICLRSFICGIAMICLKPLVKDFSGTIVFTIPINLRNHLGLGGSLGLFFKELRVECPLSLIDDELSANEFLTNSNDNEDNDDEFNERLMEYQFNKVTKHVSGFIMAKLRSWEKNGFNDDDIRRMKYDNDDDFHIQNSRTKLIQINDVSDISLSMNGDDKSFKIVSTGFTSSINRPTLMSLSYTYCEEMGLNICIHYPDSYNLESFVECFESFIE